The following DNA comes from Athene noctua chromosome 1, bAthNoc1.hap1.1, whole genome shotgun sequence.
TGTTCTAAGCCTGCCGGGGTGAGCACGCTTCTGGGCACTGATGGAGACGAGAGCTCAGCACGGCAGCGGGTCGCAGGCCTTGCTACAGGCTCGGCGTGACAGTGGGAGACCGCACGGGGAGCCCGACCTGCGGGATGTCCTGATGCAGCAGGTTCACGTCTTGTCATTGGACCAGATCAGAGCCATCCGAAACACGAATGAGTACACAGAGGGACCTACGGTGGCTCCACGGCCAGGGATCAAGTCTGCTCCTCGGCTAGCAACCCAACCCAAAAATGAAAGGCCCCATGGCTTGCCTGAGCATCGTCATTTTAGCCGGATTCAGCACACGCAAACACATGCCTCTTCTCGGGCGCCTCTGTCCCGATCCATCAGCACAGTCAGCACAGGTTCACGGAGCAGTACAAGGACAAGTACGAGCAGTAATTCATCTGAACAGAGACTTCTAGGATCATCTTCGGGGCCAGTTGCCGACGGGATAGTCCGAATGCAGCCCAAGTCTGAGCTCAAGTCAAGCGAGCTGAAGCCACTGAGCAAGGAAGACTTGGGAGCGCACAGCTACAGGTGTGAGGACTGCGGGAAGTGT
Coding sequences within:
- the SPRY2 gene encoding protein sprouty homolog 2, with amino-acid sequence METRAQHGSGSQALLQARRDSGRPHGEPDLRDVLMQQVHVLSLDQIRAIRNTNEYTEGPTVAPRPGIKSAPRLATQPKNERPHGLPEHRHFSRIQHTQTHASSRAPLSRSISTVSTGSRSSTRTSTSSNSSEQRLLGSSSGPVADGIVRMQPKSELKSSELKPLSKEDLGAHSYRCEDCGKCKCKECTYPRTLPSCWICDKQCLCSAQNVVDYGTCVCCVKGLFYHCSNDDEDNCADNPCSCSQSHCCTRWSAMGVVSLFLPCLWCYLPAKGCLKLCQGCYDRVNRPGCRCKHTNTVCCKVPSVPPRNFEKPT